GCGGCCGGTAGAATTTCGCCTCCCGCCTGAAACGGCAGCCGACAGTGCAGCTGCCTCCTCTGCTTAATCGGTGAAGGTATTTTCGAGCAAACGCTCCTGGCGCAGGTACTTAATCTTGTAGTTCTTATCGAAGCGCACCCGCACCTGAGCCCGGGTTTGCTGGTGCTTCTGCTGCGACTGGCGGAACGCCTGGCTTTTCTCCTGGAATGTTACCACGCGCGAGCCGTCGTCGGCCGCGTCGCTGATTTGCAGGCTGCCCGGCTCAATTTCGGTGGAAGCTTCCAGAAACTCGGGAAAGTGGCTACGGGTCAGTTCCTCGTTGATGGACGCCGGAGTAGTGTTTTGCAGAGTATAAAACCGCTCGACGGAGGGCGAAAAGTACTGAGCGGCGCTGAAGGGCGCGGCTTTCATGTCTTCGTAGTAAGCCGACAGTGTGCTTTCGATGCGGCTGCGCACGGCACTGTCGTCGGCCGCCGGAGCGGGGGCTGTAGCTTCAGCGGGCGTGGTGGCGGGAGCGGTGGTAGCCGTATCCTGGGCCGGGGCCGTAGTGGGCGGTACCACGGGTGCTACCCGCACGGTTTCGGGCGCGGCGGCGGGAGGCAGGTCGATTTGCTCGGCCTGGGGGCCTACTTCCGGAGTAGTGCTAACACTGTCGGCTTCGGTGCGGCTTTGGCTGCTCAGGTGTTCCGACTCACGGTTGCCGAGCGCGAGGTAGCCAATCAAAGCCAGCAAAGCCAGGATACCACCCACGATAAGTACCGTGGACAGCGGGTTGCGGGCTGGGGCTACGTAGGGCGTTTCGTCGGGCTCGTCGGGCAATTCATTGGCCTCGAAGCTTTCGGCGGGCACATTGGTGTAAATGGGTTCGGCAGGCCGCTCCCGGGTGTAGCTGTAGGTTTCGGTGGGCGACACCGGATTCACGGGTACCACGGGCGGGGCGGTGGGCGTTACGGGCGGCAAATCCGCAATAGGCGGCGTAATGGGCCGCTCCGGCTCCGACACAATAGGTACGATGACCGGCGGAGCAGTGGGCGGACTAGGCGGGCTGAAGGAAGTACCGGAGCCGGATACCGTAGTGGTCGGCGGCGTACCTACCGGGGGCATCGGCGTTGTGGCGGCTGGGGCCGAGGGTGTGGCTGCGCCGGGGTTTTGCTCGCTAAACAGGAGCTTGCGCTTTAGCGTGTC
Above is a genomic segment from Hymenobacter cellulosivorans containing:
- a CDS encoding SHOCT domain-containing protein, giving the protein MEKDPSPLDTLRQLKEWLDAGTITQTEFDTLKRKLLFSEQNPGAATPSAPAATTPMPPVGTPPTTTVSGSGTSFSPPSPPTAPPVIVPIVSEPERPITPPIADLPPVTPTAPPVVPVNPVSPTETYSYTRERPAEPIYTNVPAESFEANELPDEPDETPYVAPARNPLSTVLIVGGILALLALIGYLALGNRESEHLSSQSRTEADSVSTTPEVGPQAEQIDLPPAAAPETVRVAPVVPPTTAPAQDTATTAPATTPAEATAPAPAADDSAVRSRIESTLSAYYEDMKAAPFSAAQYFSPSVERFYTLQNTTPASINEELTRSHFPEFLEASTEIEPGSLQISDAADDGSRVVTFQEKSQAFRQSQQKHQQTRAQVRVRFDKNYKIKYLRQERLLENTFTD